A single Nomia melanderi isolate GNS246 chromosome 13, iyNomMela1, whole genome shotgun sequence DNA region contains:
- the LOC116431476 gene encoding protein FRA10AC1 homolog, with protein MFPAYAYLSAYDRHKKLINDYLTLYGGSISSLKRDTSRDKTDYDVIKENHKFLWDQDDDVPETWGARLAKKYYDKLFKEYCIADLSYYKQNKVALRWRTEKEVVVGKGQFECGNKKCKEKEDLKSWEVNFGYIEHGEKKNALVKLRLCPECSIKLNYRSQKREVKRHKALKRLGRNLEPQNSVPSTSTITIKIEENEAINNAEESVAQTERDESAIWKEKPADNLEKTREEEFEEYLADLLM; from the exons ATGTTTCCGGCTTATGCTTATTTGTCTGCTTATGACAGACACAAAAAACTCATTAACGATTACTTAACTTTATATGGAGGCTCCATATCATCTTTAAAACGAGACAC GTCCCGAGATAAGACGGATTATGACGTTATTAAAGAAAACCATAAATTTCTTTGGGATCAGGACGATGATGTACCGGAGACATGGGGTGCACGATTGGCGAAAAAGtattatgataaattatttaaagaatactGCATAGCTGACTTATCGTATTACAAACAAAACAAG GTGGCCTTAAGATGGAGAACAGAAAAGGAAGTAGTAGTGGGCAAAGGACAATTTGAGTGTGGCAacaaaaaatgtaaagaaaaagaagatttGAAATCTTGGGAAGTAAATTTTGGTTACATAGAGCACGGGGAGAAAAAGAATGCTCTTGTGAAATTAA gGTTGTGTCCTGAGTGTtcgataaaattgaattatcgatCACAGAAGCGCGAAGTAAAGAGGCACAAAGCTTTGAAGAGATTAGGGAGAAATCTAGAACCACAGAATAGTGTACCAAGCACATCTACCATAACtattaaaattgaagaaaatgagGCTATAAATAATGCTGAGGAATCCGTTGCACAGACAGAAAGGGATGAGTCAGCAATTTGGAAAGAAAAACCGGCGGACAACTTAGAAAAAACCAGGGAAGAGGAGTTCGAAGAATATTTAGCAGACCTACtaatgtaa
- the Orc2 gene encoding origin recognition complex subunit 2 isoform X1, whose protein sequence is MSAAENVRRSTRIQARVKARGRTKYVSNEDEDSFSEASVALMKELNDIEETVQKPVELFCDDDVSGQTLYKFQTPVKKNAMTEKANLFSTPTSSKKEELLPKVVLERIELSSHSTGKGKIYKRIESGLTSSESESISEPSDYVPTDDESSDESSESNNESNNEEEDDSNPKVLKNKIVLQSNLLSTPKRMGSKNKPAVFHKDFHMKTDEYFESQSGKVITSDRTLDHLSNSRLTKEKLEELLANQSYVSTEHKNKICSLTEHYATLFSMWYFIMEQGYTVLLYGLGSKRCLINNFHKSINYHPTLIVNGFFPSLTVKDILDGIIVDLLELSCPADTTACIDIIETALKKNPEDRLYLLIHNIDGIMLRSDRAQDMLSSLASIKNVGVLASVDHINAPLLWDHTKRSKFNFFWWDTTTFLPYKQETSYESSLLVQQSGALALSSLHNVFLSLTSNAKSIYILLAKYQLSNNSNANFTGMAFKDLYRAAREGFLVSSDLALRAQLTEFIDHKLVKIKRNIDSVEHLIIPLSNTLLKQFLEERES, encoded by the exons ATGTCCGCCGCAGAGAATGTACGTCGGTCTACTAGAATACAAGCTCGTGTTAAAG CACGAGGGAGGACAAAGTATGTTTCAAATGAAGATGAAGATTCCTTTTCAGAAGCATCAGTTGCTTTGATGAAGGAATTAAATGACATTGAAGAAACAGTACAAAAACCAGTTG AATTATTCTGTGATGACGATGTCAGTGGTCagactttatataaatttcaaacacCTGTTAAGAAGAATGCTATGACAGAAAAGGCAAATTTATTTAGTACACCTACTAGTTCGAAAAAAGAGGAACTGCTACCAAAAGTTGTTCTTGAAAGGATAGAATTATCATCGCACAGTACTGGAAAGGGAAAaa TTTATAAAAGGATTGAATCTGGATTAACATCTAGTGAAAGCGAAAGTATATCAGAGCCTAGCGATTATGTTCCTACTGATGATGAATCCTCGGATGAATCAAGTGAAAGCAACAATGAATCTAACAATGAGGAAGAGGATGATAGTAATCCAAAAGTTCTtaagaataaaattgtattacaatCAAATTTATTGAGTACACCAAAAAGAATGGGTAGCAAAAATAAACCAGCAGTTTTTCATAAAGATTTT CATATGAAAACTGACGAGTATTTTGAAAGTCAATCAGGAAAAGTAATTACATCTGACAGAACATTAGATCATTTAAGCAATTCTCGTTTAACTAAGGAAAAACTGGAAGAATTATTAGCAAATCAAAGTTATGTGTCAAcagaacataaaaataaaatttgttcattaacTGAGCATTATGCCACATTATTTTCTATGTGGTATTTTATAATGGA GCAAGGCTACACTGTGTTACTTTATGGTTTAGGATCAAAAagatgtttaattaataattttcataaaagtataaattatcATCCAACATTGATAGTGAATGGATTCTTTCCCAGTTTGACTGTAAAAGAT ATACTGGATGGTATAATTGTTGATTTATTGGAATTAAGTTGCCCTGCTGATACAACTGCATGCATAGATATCATTGAAACAGCCTTAAAGAAAAATCCAGAAGATAGGCTTTATTTGTTAATACATAATATTGATGGCATAATGTTACGCTCAGATAGAGCTCAAGATATGCTCTCTAGTCTTGCAAGTATAAAAAATGTTGGTGTCTTGGCATCTGTTGATCACATCAATGCACCGTTAT TATGGGACcatacaaaacgttcgaaatttaatttcttttggtGGGACACAACCACATTTTTGCCTTACAAACAAGAAACATCTTATGAAAGTTCGCTTTTAGTACAACAAAGTGGTGCTTTAGCTTTGTCATCTCTTCATAATGTTTTCCTTTCGTTAACGTCGAATGCCAAATCAATTTACATACTACTTGCCAAGTATCAACTAAGTAACAATAGTAATGCGAATTTCACAG GAATGGCATTTAAAGACCTTTATCGCGCTGCTCGCGAAGGTTTTCTCGTGAGCTCAGATTTGGCGTTAAGAGCCCAGTTAACCGAGTTCATAGATCACaaattagtaaaaataaagCGGAATATCGATAGCGTAGAACATCTCATAATTCCATTGAGTAATACACTGCTTAAACAGTTCCTGGAGGAACGTGAGTCGTGA
- the Orc2 gene encoding origin recognition complex subunit 2 isoform X3, giving the protein MKELNDIEETVQKPVELFCDDDVSGQTLYKFQTPVKKNAMTEKANLFSTPTSSKKEELLPKVVLERIELSSHSTGKGKIYKRIESGLTSSESESISEPSDYVPTDDESSDESSESNNESNNEEEDDSNPKVLKNKIVLQSNLLSTPKRMGSKNKPAVFHKDFHMKTDEYFESQSGKVITSDRTLDHLSNSRLTKEKLEELLANQSYVSTEHKNKICSLTEHYATLFSMWYFIMEQGYTVLLYGLGSKRCLINNFHKSINYHPTLIVNGFFPSLTVKDILDGIIVDLLELSCPADTTACIDIIETALKKNPEDRLYLLIHNIDGIMLRSDRAQDMLSSLASIKNVGVLASVDHINAPLLWDHTKRSKFNFFWWDTTTFLPYKQETSYESSLLVQQSGALALSSLHNVFLSLTSNAKSIYILLAKYQLSNNSNANFTGMAFKDLYRAAREGFLVSSDLALRAQLTEFIDHKLVKIKRNIDSVEHLIIPLSNTLLKQFLEERES; this is encoded by the exons ATGAAGGAATTAAATGACATTGAAGAAACAGTACAAAAACCAGTTG AATTATTCTGTGATGACGATGTCAGTGGTCagactttatataaatttcaaacacCTGTTAAGAAGAATGCTATGACAGAAAAGGCAAATTTATTTAGTACACCTACTAGTTCGAAAAAAGAGGAACTGCTACCAAAAGTTGTTCTTGAAAGGATAGAATTATCATCGCACAGTACTGGAAAGGGAAAaa TTTATAAAAGGATTGAATCTGGATTAACATCTAGTGAAAGCGAAAGTATATCAGAGCCTAGCGATTATGTTCCTACTGATGATGAATCCTCGGATGAATCAAGTGAAAGCAACAATGAATCTAACAATGAGGAAGAGGATGATAGTAATCCAAAAGTTCTtaagaataaaattgtattacaatCAAATTTATTGAGTACACCAAAAAGAATGGGTAGCAAAAATAAACCAGCAGTTTTTCATAAAGATTTT CATATGAAAACTGACGAGTATTTTGAAAGTCAATCAGGAAAAGTAATTACATCTGACAGAACATTAGATCATTTAAGCAATTCTCGTTTAACTAAGGAAAAACTGGAAGAATTATTAGCAAATCAAAGTTATGTGTCAAcagaacataaaaataaaatttgttcattaacTGAGCATTATGCCACATTATTTTCTATGTGGTATTTTATAATGGA GCAAGGCTACACTGTGTTACTTTATGGTTTAGGATCAAAAagatgtttaattaataattttcataaaagtataaattatcATCCAACATTGATAGTGAATGGATTCTTTCCCAGTTTGACTGTAAAAGAT ATACTGGATGGTATAATTGTTGATTTATTGGAATTAAGTTGCCCTGCTGATACAACTGCATGCATAGATATCATTGAAACAGCCTTAAAGAAAAATCCAGAAGATAGGCTTTATTTGTTAATACATAATATTGATGGCATAATGTTACGCTCAGATAGAGCTCAAGATATGCTCTCTAGTCTTGCAAGTATAAAAAATGTTGGTGTCTTGGCATCTGTTGATCACATCAATGCACCGTTAT TATGGGACcatacaaaacgttcgaaatttaatttcttttggtGGGACACAACCACATTTTTGCCTTACAAACAAGAAACATCTTATGAAAGTTCGCTTTTAGTACAACAAAGTGGTGCTTTAGCTTTGTCATCTCTTCATAATGTTTTCCTTTCGTTAACGTCGAATGCCAAATCAATTTACATACTACTTGCCAAGTATCAACTAAGTAACAATAGTAATGCGAATTTCACAG GAATGGCATTTAAAGACCTTTATCGCGCTGCTCGCGAAGGTTTTCTCGTGAGCTCAGATTTGGCGTTAAGAGCCCAGTTAACCGAGTTCATAGATCACaaattagtaaaaataaagCGGAATATCGATAGCGTAGAACATCTCATAATTCCATTGAGTAATACACTGCTTAAACAGTTCCTGGAGGAACGTGAGTCGTGA
- the Orc2 gene encoding origin recognition complex subunit 2 isoform X2 — protein sequence MYVGLLEYKLVLKVLTRSRGRTKYVSNEDEDSFSEASVALMKELNDIEETVQKPVELFCDDDVSGQTLYKFQTPVKKNAMTEKANLFSTPTSSKKEELLPKVVLERIELSSHSTGKGKIYKRIESGLTSSESESISEPSDYVPTDDESSDESSESNNESNNEEEDDSNPKVLKNKIVLQSNLLSTPKRMGSKNKPAVFHKDFHMKTDEYFESQSGKVITSDRTLDHLSNSRLTKEKLEELLANQSYVSTEHKNKICSLTEHYATLFSMWYFIMEQGYTVLLYGLGSKRCLINNFHKSINYHPTLIVNGFFPSLTVKDILDGIIVDLLELSCPADTTACIDIIETALKKNPEDRLYLLIHNIDGIMLRSDRAQDMLSSLASIKNVGVLASVDHINAPLLWDHTKRSKFNFFWWDTTTFLPYKQETSYESSLLVQQSGALALSSLHNVFLSLTSNAKSIYILLAKYQLSNNSNANFTGMAFKDLYRAAREGFLVSSDLALRAQLTEFIDHKLVKIKRNIDSVEHLIIPLSNTLLKQFLEERES from the exons ATGTACGTCGGTCTACTAGAATACAAGCTCGTGTTAAAGGTATTAACAAGAT CACGAGGGAGGACAAAGTATGTTTCAAATGAAGATGAAGATTCCTTTTCAGAAGCATCAGTTGCTTTGATGAAGGAATTAAATGACATTGAAGAAACAGTACAAAAACCAGTTG AATTATTCTGTGATGACGATGTCAGTGGTCagactttatataaatttcaaacacCTGTTAAGAAGAATGCTATGACAGAAAAGGCAAATTTATTTAGTACACCTACTAGTTCGAAAAAAGAGGAACTGCTACCAAAAGTTGTTCTTGAAAGGATAGAATTATCATCGCACAGTACTGGAAAGGGAAAaa TTTATAAAAGGATTGAATCTGGATTAACATCTAGTGAAAGCGAAAGTATATCAGAGCCTAGCGATTATGTTCCTACTGATGATGAATCCTCGGATGAATCAAGTGAAAGCAACAATGAATCTAACAATGAGGAAGAGGATGATAGTAATCCAAAAGTTCTtaagaataaaattgtattacaatCAAATTTATTGAGTACACCAAAAAGAATGGGTAGCAAAAATAAACCAGCAGTTTTTCATAAAGATTTT CATATGAAAACTGACGAGTATTTTGAAAGTCAATCAGGAAAAGTAATTACATCTGACAGAACATTAGATCATTTAAGCAATTCTCGTTTAACTAAGGAAAAACTGGAAGAATTATTAGCAAATCAAAGTTATGTGTCAAcagaacataaaaataaaatttgttcattaacTGAGCATTATGCCACATTATTTTCTATGTGGTATTTTATAATGGA GCAAGGCTACACTGTGTTACTTTATGGTTTAGGATCAAAAagatgtttaattaataattttcataaaagtataaattatcATCCAACATTGATAGTGAATGGATTCTTTCCCAGTTTGACTGTAAAAGAT ATACTGGATGGTATAATTGTTGATTTATTGGAATTAAGTTGCCCTGCTGATACAACTGCATGCATAGATATCATTGAAACAGCCTTAAAGAAAAATCCAGAAGATAGGCTTTATTTGTTAATACATAATATTGATGGCATAATGTTACGCTCAGATAGAGCTCAAGATATGCTCTCTAGTCTTGCAAGTATAAAAAATGTTGGTGTCTTGGCATCTGTTGATCACATCAATGCACCGTTAT TATGGGACcatacaaaacgttcgaaatttaatttcttttggtGGGACACAACCACATTTTTGCCTTACAAACAAGAAACATCTTATGAAAGTTCGCTTTTAGTACAACAAAGTGGTGCTTTAGCTTTGTCATCTCTTCATAATGTTTTCCTTTCGTTAACGTCGAATGCCAAATCAATTTACATACTACTTGCCAAGTATCAACTAAGTAACAATAGTAATGCGAATTTCACAG GAATGGCATTTAAAGACCTTTATCGCGCTGCTCGCGAAGGTTTTCTCGTGAGCTCAGATTTGGCGTTAAGAGCCCAGTTAACCGAGTTCATAGATCACaaattagtaaaaataaagCGGAATATCGATAGCGTAGAACATCTCATAATTCCATTGAGTAATACACTGCTTAAACAGTTCCTGGAGGAACGTGAGTCGTGA